AACTTGCCCGCCTTCGCGCCCTCGATCAGCGTGGTGTTGATCGCCTCCTGCGCCATCGCCCGCCCGTACGGGATCTTCGCGGCGTCGATCACCTCGACTTCGGGTCCGAGTTCGGCCAGCAGCTCCGGCGGGGCAAGCCGGTCGGCGACGACCAGATCGGCCCTGGCCAGCAGCCGCCGCCCACGCACGGTGATCAGGTCGGGATCGCCTGGCCCACCGCCCACCAGCGCGACACCCGGCGAGATCGGCGTCGAATCATCGGTCACCACACCGGATTGCAGTGCTTCCAGCAGCGCGTTGCGTACTGCGGCGGAACGCCGGTGCTGCCCGCTCGCCAGTACGCCGAGCGTCAGTCCGTCGTAGCGCGCGGTAGCCGGGGTGACCGCGGTGCCGAGCCTGGCGATGTCGGTGCGCACACAAAAGACTCGCCGCCGCGTCGCCTCTCCGACGACCGCCGCGTTGGTCTCCGGCTCGTCGGTGCAGGCGATCGCGTACCAGGCGCCCTCGAGGTCGCCATCGGCATACCTGCGCAGCGTGACGGAGATCTGGCCGGAGGTCGCCATCGCCTCGACCGCGGGCGTGACCGCGCGGCTCACCACGTGCACGTCGGCGCCGGAGGCGATCAGCAGTCCGAGCCTGCGCTGCGCCACCGAGCCACCGCCGACCACGACGACACGCCGCCCGTTCAGATCGAGCCCGACCAGGTAGTTCGGGTCGCCGGTGGGCTGGTCCTGGGTTGCGTCTGACGTGTTCGGCACAAGTTTCGAGCCTACGGCCTGTCCGCACGCCCCCGTCAATCGACCGCACCCGCATCCGTGCACGTCACGCGTGCTTGCGTCCGGGGCGGCTTGCTTGGACAGTGGACGCTTAACGCTTCCCCGGCTCGCAGGCGGGGATTTCTCGCTCAGACCGCAACCGAACCAGCCGCCCGAAGGAGGTGATCCGATTGTCCTATGTCGTCGACACGAGTGTGGCCGCGCTCTGCCACAGCCAGAATCACGCTGGCGGCGTTCCGGTCCCTGCCATCGGTATACCCGCAGCCGTGGCACCGGAAAATTCTCTCCGCGAGCCCGAATCGCTGCTTGGCTCTCGCGAAGCAACTCGAACACGTCATTGTCGTGTGGGCGGACTGCACCAACACCACCTTCCGGCCAGCCCGCGTGCCACGGCCGATCAATTCCCGCGTCGCCGCGCCGATCGCCGCGTCAGCGGCCTTGCGCGCCATCGTGGACTTCGCCAGAAACTCCGCAGCGCGACCCGGCCGCAGCCGATAGCTGTACCGCAAACCTCATCCACACCCCACAACCTAGCCGCCACCACCGACACCAAAAGGAGGAAAGCGCTTCCTCTCCCTCGTGAACGAGGAGGAATCCGCGCTAAAAATCTGATGACGCAGGTGACACCGGCACAACAGCTGCTCGAGGTGGCATACGACGAGGCGCTGCGCGGGCTCGCCGAGGGCGGGATCCCGATCGGCGCCGCCCTGTTCGACGCGGACGGCACCCTGCTCGGACGCGGCCACAACCGCCGGGTGCAGTCCGGCGATCCCAGCATCCACGCCGAGACCGACGCCTTCCGTGCGGCGGGACGACGACGCGACTACGGCTCCACGATCATGGTGAGCACGCTCTCACCCTGCTGGTATTGCAGCGGTCTTGTCCGCCAGTTCGGCATCGGCTCGGTGGTCGTCGGGGAAGCGCGGACCTTCTCCGGCGGGCACGATTGGCTCGCCGAGCACGGTGTTGCCGTGACCGTGCTGGACGATCGCCGCTGCATCGACCTGATGACCACCTTCATCGCCGAATATCCGGCGCTGTGGCACGAGGATATCGGCGTCGCCGACGGAATCGAGGCGTGATGTACGCCATCGCTTCCATCGATCTCGCGGGACGGCGCGCGGGCGTCGCCAGGACGCATCGTACGACCCGGCCACGCGCACGGTGAACGAATTCCTGCGCATCCGTTTAGACGCCATCACCGTCGGCTGACCCGGCTCACCGGAGTGCATCCAGTGGGCCGGTTTTCCGCCCGCCGCAAGACTAGAACGCGTTACAGTCTCGTATCCCAAACGCGCCGCGGGGCTGGGGTCCCTGCGTCAGGAGGACAACGATGACCGACGATCCTGATCCGGCACAGCGACAGCAACTGACCGTCAGCGAGCACGATCTCGACACGCTCGCAGAGGACTTGGCGCGCTGGCTCGATTCGAAGGTGTCCGCCGACCGTCCGCCGCGGATCTCGGAGCTGTCGCGCCCGCAGTCTGGTGGCATGTCCAGCACGTCGATCCTGTTCGACGCCGAGTGGAGCGTCGGCGGTCGCCGGGAGAGCGGGTCGTTCGTCGCGCGGATGGCGCCCGAAGCCGGATCGTTCCCCGTGTTCGAGACATACGATTTGGCGACCCAGTACCGGGTGATGGCGGGCGTCGCCGCCACCACCGACGTGCCGGTGCCCGAACTGTGCTGGCTGGAGAACGACGAAAAGCCGCTCGGCGCACTGTTTTTCGTGATGCGCCGGGTCGAAGGGCGAATACCGACGGACAACCCGCCGTACGTGTTCATCGGCTGGCTGTTCGAGGCGAGCCCCGCAGAGCGCCTCCGGCTCACCCACAACACCGTCGAAGTGATCGCGAAGATCCACGACATCCCTGATCCCGCGACGCGTTTCCCGATGCTGACCGGGCCGGGCCAGTCGCTGCACCGGCACGTCGCCGCGCAAAAAGCCTGGTACCGGTGGGCGCTCGCGGACGACGGCTTCGAGATCCCGCTCATCGAGCGGGCTTTCGCATGGCTGGCGGAGCACTGGCCCGCCGAGCCAGGACCAGACGTGCTCAGCTGGGGTGACGCGCGGCCCGGCAACATCATCTACCAGCAGTTCGACCCGCTGGCGGTGCTGGACTGGGAGATGGCCGCGCTCGGGCCGCGCGAACTCGACTTGGGCTGGGTGATCTTCATCCACCGGTTCTTCCAGGACCTCGCCACCCGCT
The DNA window shown above is from Nocardia sp. NBC_01730 and carries:
- the cobA gene encoding uroporphyrinogen-III C-methyltransferase — translated: MPNTSDATQDQPTGDPNYLVGLDLNGRRVVVVGGGSVAQRRLGLLIASGADVHVVSRAVTPAVEAMATSGQISVTLRRYADGDLEGAWYAIACTDEPETNAAVVGEATRRRVFCVRTDIARLGTAVTPATARYDGLTLGVLASGQHRRSAAVRNALLEALQSGVVTDDSTPISPGVALVGGGPGDPDLITVRGRRLLARADLVVADRLAPPELLAELGPEVEVIDAAKIPYGRAMAQEAINTTLIEGAKAGKFVVRLKGGDPYVFGRGYEELEACVDAGVPVTVVPGVTSSISVPAAAGIPVTHRGVTHEFVVVSGHLAPDHPDSLVDWPALARLRGTLVLMMAVERIEQFATALLEGGRPSDTPATVIQEGTLRTQRVLRADLGTVAERVRAEGIRPPAIVVIGPTAGFSAASHADSAAG
- a CDS encoding nucleoside deaminase, encoding MLEVAYDEALRGLAEGGIPIGAALFDADGTLLGRGHNRRVQSGDPSIHAETDAFRAAGRRRDYGSTIMVSTLSPCWYCSGLVRQFGIGSVVVGEARTFSGGHDWLAEHGVAVTVLDDRRCIDLMTTFIAEYPALWHEDIGVADGIEA
- a CDS encoding zinc ribbon domain-containing protein; its protein translation is MARKAADAAIGAATRELIGRGTRAGRKVVLVQSAHTTMTCSSCFARAKQRFGLAERIFRCHGCGYTDGRDRNAASVILAVAERGHTRVDDIGQSDHLLRAAGSVAV
- a CDS encoding phosphotransferase family protein produces the protein MTDDPDPAQRQQLTVSEHDLDTLAEDLARWLDSKVSADRPPRISELSRPQSGGMSSTSILFDAEWSVGGRRESGSFVARMAPEAGSFPVFETYDLATQYRVMAGVAATTDVPVPELCWLENDEKPLGALFFVMRRVEGRIPTDNPPYVFIGWLFEASPAERLRLTHNTVEVIAKIHDIPDPATRFPMLTGPGQSLHRHVAAQKAWYRWALADDGFEIPLIERAFAWLAEHWPAEPGPDVLSWGDARPGNIIYQQFDPLAVLDWEMAALGPRELDLGWVIFIHRFFQDLATRFEQPGLPDFLRRDDVVAKYQEITGYMVRDLDFYLVYAALRHAIVMARVKRRMIHFGEDTDTPDRDDYVMHRTSLEALLDGTYEWD